The DNA region AAGATACCACGTTGCACATCGAAAAAAGAAGTCTTGATGGTGAGAATCACATCTGAAACCTCGAAGCCGACAATTTGTACCACTGCACtaaactatttatatatatatatatatatatattgcttggATTGTAGCTTTAACCTGACCAGGGTTAAGGCAAACCGATAAAAGGGCTTATCCGATTGGAGGATGAGTCAGCAAACAACGGCTTatccataaaatattttttctatgGATGAGTCTAAAATGCACTGCATAAATGAGGTGGCCCTGTCCCTCCCTCCTCCATCGGATTTTATCTGCatagatttattatttttcaagcatACTATCGGCCTTTTGTGTAAGGAaaacaaatatacatatatatgtatatatatatagcgcAGACAATTTGTCATGATACGAGCTCTTCACTCAAAAGTTTAATTACTAACAACATCATtcgtattatatataaatttcagaTTTGTTCCTTACACAACAGATTTGAAATTCACGGGACTGACAAGattgatgaatattttttttgtagtaTAAGATTTTGAAATAACACACTAGAAGCATTTCATGACCGGAAGAAACCGATGTGGGAGCACTTATGGTTTCATCGAAAGAATCAAAATTTGGTCGTCTTGACTGTATGTGATTTGAGTTGATATGAGACATTAGCATTGTGCAAAGTATTACAGGATAATTAAAGATGGAATACTTTCAGTTAGGAATTCAACTTCGACTTTTGTGATGATATCACGGTTGAGTTTTGGATTTAACTTTTAAGCATCGACCATCTTCATGACATTTCTCATATCCGCATATATCTTTCCGAAATTAGAAGAGTGAAGCCGAAGCACATACCTGGGTAGGCGAATTTTCATTCCTGTGGGCTCAATTTGCATGCCAGTATGTATCATGACACACCACACATCCAACCCGACAATGGCAAAATTCCGGACCCCCTCTCTTCATCGCTTCAAGCTCAAGAATGGAACAAAATTATGCCCATCAGGGCCATTaccagttttttctttttctttttctcctttttcccCCTGACTTTTCGATATTTTATCCTTGCATGAATGGAATATTCAATTGAAAAACCGCGTCCCtcagaattaaaattataatcatgCATTTAATATCCGTTTCGAACGTATAGATCGTTTCAGACGGGAGAAAAATGATTTGTATTTCATGCATTTTAGACGATTCCATGGCCTAAATTATGGAAATCAACTCTTAAATATAAAGGGAAGAATGGAatgtagaagaagaagaaaccaaCTCATATCCCCAGAGCCAGAGGCCACAGGTTCTCCCTCTCcactcttttcttctttttttcgaaCTATAAAAGGAGAGTTATGacctaatacaataaaataattctCTCTTTTGTTGCCTATAGACAAACCCTTACTTTGTTTTTCATGtacttttttcctttattttttccttaaaaataattatatggtTAGAATGATTGCCAAAACTTTAATGGCGAACCGACTTGGCTAACTCAATTATTTCAGTCAAAAAGGTCGATGCCGGTTAAACTATGTAAGTGCATCGTTTCAATTGAGCAAATATGGAGTGATAACTAAGCAATGGTGGAGCCTTACGTAGATCCAAATTTGCAACTGGACATGACTGATTTGGAAGGACGTTTACACCTAGAAAATTATAACAGCAGTAATAATAACAATGATAATATTTCTCGAATGGACTCATAATATGTTTCGTTGAccctttaattaataataataatgtaacATATAATACAATTAACCTCCACATTAATTGcccatataaataaatattttctatttatatagTGGATAGACTAAAGACTCCAATCACCCATAGGTCACATGGCCAGCGATAGAGGGTTTTGTGCCTAATTATCTCACCATTGATGCGACTCCGCAGGCCACAAGCCAACTAACTATAATATTAGAGGATATTATGGAAGGAAAAGAGGAATATTTtggatataataataattttctaatgatttattttaaaaattaggaaaatatattttcttttttgaataataaaatttccCGCCGCCGTACGTCAATATGTATGGGGCATATTCAAGTCCACGAGAAGCACAAATCCATTAATGAATAGGAAAATATCAAGTGCGACTGATTTCTCCTCCACTGATGCTGCCAAAATATCCACATATAAActaaacaaataatatatttttttatcagacaagaaaaattgatattattgCAAGTGTACCACTCTTATAACACTATGCTAGCTCATACAGTTGTGTAAATTATGTCAGTTCAGGGACGTGTATATGAAGTTAACTCTTATAAGTAGAGGATGGCTCGAAGCAGGCTTAGCACCATGTTGTTGTTGAAGAATAGTCTTTTCCAAGTGGGAATTGGCTAATCTAAACTAAGCAGTTGGACTATTTGAGGCCATGCGTACACacaaacatacatatatatatatatatatatatgtatacataataGAAAATAGGATATGGAGACTTTATGAAGAGATGTCATATTCATTCACGGGATATGAGTGACTCCATCTAGAATCGATGCTCAATGGGCCATTTGCATGGCTGATTTGAGAGTCACTCGGATATTTTGTGGATGGAAAATCAAGATGGGGTACCTTTAATGATCAACTAGGAGTCACCGTTGACTCAATCTCTAATAATTAACCAACGTCTCAATCTAATCGTCCCTGCAATGGtcatttctttgatttttcgCATGGTTTTGGCTTTCAATATAGTTTCTATGACGTACCAAATACTGTTTTCATGACTTCTCATCAATGATCAATGTTCGATGTCCCTCCGTCTCGAGGATCCActacataaatatattcttgAACAGGCAAATCGAAACATCACTTTCAACTCTTCTCTTTAGGATTTTATAGGATTTtaggattttaatttttctctttaGAAGCATAGACATAATCCTTCTAAATAATGGTTCGGCCCCACAAACCCATTAACCAAAGTTGCACGATTCTTTTAATatcgttttcattttttcggCGGATGAactaaagtaaatggatcatttattattaaagCAGTTCAGTGCTTATTTTCCTTAAACAATGTCTCAGATTTAAATTTTGTGAGTTAAGAAAATCTTTtattatgagagttttactccttaatTGACCGACCATATTTGAACTATATTAATCGAGGTCTGTTGGGTTTTtaaatatcaaatcacacACCGAAAAAGGCAAATGCATCAAATGGGACACCGGACATAACTTGAAGTTCATAGAAACGTGCATTTAACCTCTTCATATCAGCTTAGGATCAGACTTCATCCATTTATCGtttatcttcaatttctcAAACATCATCTATTCAAtatttcttgtttttctttattccaATTTTTTGGCCAGGGATGAGCCAGCAGAGGATCAGACTATATATCCGATTAGAGTATATAAAATGCCACTTTTAACCGCTTCAATAAATCGACCGTGTCAAGTCGCCATGCTATTATATATTGGGGCAACTTATACGTAAATTGGCCGGCCAGCAATACGTGTACTcaatcttaattttattttctcacatatatatatttgtacatCGCTATTGCACATATTATTAATATGTGTATACTTCTTctattgcatatatatttagacTAGGTCCATGAAAAGATTCATATAATTTCTCAAGAAAGAGACCTatgcaataaaaaataaaataacttttgGTACGTCCGATTTGCAAACGGACCTTTATTATACATTGTTAATCAAATACAAGGTCATTAATTATTGATTTATGTCTTTTTTCTGCTAATTTTGTTTGCCCTGTGAAATGGCACTcgtttaaaaattaatattgaaCCTTGTTTGACTTACAAAGATATGCGAGGACGTAAGTACGTTGCACGCACAAGATCTGGCTTGAACCCTTCAAAGCCCCAAAAGGAACAATGCCATATGCCATGTTGATGTCGCCATCCCAAGTTAGCAAAATGGTTTCATCAATTGGGCTTCAAGTTTGTTCTTATCCCATGGATTTTTGTCACTCCGACAAAGACGGTTCCCGCATCTTCATCGATCAAGTCAAAAGAGatcaattattatatatttggacGGTGCAAATTATCGGTCGACCCCTTATAGAGTTAATGCCCTTTGAGAGGTGATAAATGTTAGATCGGATGAGTGTTGTTAATCCAAAGGACTATAAAGGGGACAGGATGAATTCCTGATTTGACAATTACGGCTTAAGTTAATCCTAGGGCGCGGCTAAGTTTTGTATCATTTCTTGATACACTTTTGAAGCCTCAGCTATTTTCTcctgtaatttctattatatcTAATAACACTCTAATTAAAGAGGTGACACCATTGATTTTATCTAAGGCCGCCCTTATCTCCTTTTGCCGTGGAGGTTTCACCATCATCATAGCCGCATATGTGTCCTTTTCACCTTTAATTTTGTTTCACGAATAGGAGCTGAAATTCGGAGTGCTTATCGAAGAGGTCGGCATTGTCGCATTAATACAGTTTGTACCTCATGATTCATGTGCAGCTTCCAAATCACTCTAGGTTGAAAAGTCAGTATAAGTTTATCCTGATTCGTGTCACAACAGGCATACCGATTACAGaacgagttttctcgtgttttctatACTCACAAGCTGTAGTTTGATATTAAGGTTGAGCAAGGTTTGGAATTAGGAACAAGAGATATGTTCATGAAGTATGATTTATGAATAAATGAATCGAGTCGTCGACCGATATATTGCTGCTTCTTTTTATCGTCATTACAAgtcattttaatttcattacaaTCTTTGTCTATATAAAAACTCCCAACATTGTTAGAAACCATcgttttctctttttaattattcgtGCATTttccaaaatgaaaaataaaataattcattcacACGGCAGCGATGCACATCCTACTAtagtattatatataacatatatatatatatatatatatatatgtagaaaaacaaagaaaacatGGCTTGCGACATTTGCTTGCGTTTGTGAGCGAAGTAAACAGGCTCGTTAATTAGTACAACTGGAACTGAGATGTACTTGCGTACAAGTACGTCAATTTTTAAATGTAAAATTGATatgaaaaatagataaaaggGCGATCAAGACATGCTAAAATTATATGTTGGACACATTAGTTGTTCACGGGAATTACAATTTTTCAACGGTCCTTCAATATGCATCTCCTTTCTCTAATAAGCTATATGATTGATCTAATCACAATTGGATTTCGATCGGTAAGTTATCCTACCTACAACCATGCGACCGCACTGTTCGATCTTTACGTATAATGATTCAGCCTTTGGGGTTCGATGAAGACTTAACACACATTTGCCGGCCACCCGAATGATGAATCCGTACTTACATATTAGGATGGACTTAGACTTCTAAGTCCTACGGATTATGGCCCATGAAAGTCGAGCTGGGATGACACACTTCATCTTGGGGCTACATCAGAGGGATCAGAGTTAACCGCGCAGGGAGGATACACCGGTTCCGCCTCACCTCTGACGGCCGTTTTATCGGCGAGAATCAGTTGAATCTGTGCCGTGGCATTGGCTGAAAACATGAAAGGCTGTTCAGTTGGCGTGTGCGTTCCAATTTCCCTAAATGACACTTAAGATACACACAGGTCAAGAAGGAATGGGCGGGAAAGTGCTGGTGAGTGTACCGCATGATCGTCGGAAACTAGTTTCATACCGAGTATTTGCAGCACGCCCCTGTtgctatctatatatatacacgttgCACGTTGCGTCAAATATCTTATATAATCAGGAACTGCATCGGATTTAAAAGGAGTAGCTACCACCGAGAGATCATGTTTAGATGCCGTGAAGGCATCAACCGAGGGAAACTAGGCACGGGTCTTCCTTATCTAGGTTGTTGTAGAATCGAGAACCGAGTGGTTAAGTCAGTTTTTGCCTTACAAGTATCTCATTCGACATCGATATCTGACACAAAGTAAACCTTGCAGAACTAGCAGAAGTCCAGGAAGGTTGCAGAACTTGCGAAGGAAATATGACCATAGCTTCCACCaggtaatatatttatcgtAACAAACTTCCAATTTGAGGCGCGCCCAAGAAATCCCGAACTCTCACTATAAGCGGACATTTTGTGAACTAATTTTAGTAACCATCAACACCTAGAGCTCACTCACGGACACAACTATACATATGAACTTTCAAAAGTACATGTGGCTAGACATACATATTCACAATCCTATGGCATACTAAATACTGACgtaattggaaaaaattcGGTAGATGTCTTTGCAATGCACAATCTTTCAGTCACCAACATTTCTTTGAGAGAAATGatggagaaaatgaaaaagaggGGCAGCAACCGGGAGAAGTCGAGCTTGAAAACATTTTTGAAGTAAAAAAAACTTCCCCTGACTTCACACAGCGGATCTCTGTAACGAGTCTGCATTCTCTACCATGAGAGCTGGTTAGTTCAGCATGCTATGTCATAAACTTTGAGCTCATGCTTGCAGTCCTTAGCAGTCTCCGGAATTCCGATAAGCTTATTCTTCCATCCATGTCGATATCAGCCTCCTCGAGAAGGGGATCGATTGAACCTCTTAATCCAGTATGCTGCATAGAATTGCAACAAATGTAAGAAAATAACACAAAGAATGTACGCGACAAATAAGGCAAACGTGATAGCTTGCAAATAATTGAtgactttatttttttcggtgaagaACGGGGCTGAATCCCCAAAAAAGACAGAAAAGGAAACTAAATGAAGCTTGCGCAGCACcttattatgattttaatttaccaatttatatttttcttacttAGCATGACAAAAAAGAATGGACGAGCAGGGttaaacaagaagaaaaatcgGGAAGGGAAAAAGAACTGACCATTCTAAGCTCCTCTGGAGTTATAAAGCCATCTTTATCAATGTCAAACTTCTCAAATGCAACTTGTGATCGCTGGAACCACTTCTCGGAGTTGTGTTCCTCTAGTTGATGCACGTGTAAAGTGGCGGCAACAAACTCGTGGAAATCCACCGACCCGTCTGTGTTCGTATCAATCTGTATTGAAACATCAAATGGAGTCATTCCATTTCAAAAGAATGCTATAAACCATAATGTCACCCGAAAAGGTTTTCCTCGatcataacaaaaaaatgatttataaaaaaaagaggagagggAAGCTCACCGCCTGGAGAATTTCTAAGACACGGGATTCTTTCAACTTCCAGGGGAGATCCTTAGCTAGGGCCTGCACGAAAACTAACAGAGTAAGCCAGTAAGAAGAGCTTCTATGAGAAAGCATCAGCAATGTAAGTTTGAAGTAAAAAATTTACCTGTTTCATTTCCTCTAGACTGATGTAACCATTTTTGTCCACATCAATAGCATCAAACTGATCCTTGAGATCGGCCAATTCATCTTCGTCAAGAGTGCTCGCAAGTGCCTGAGAGGAATAACAATGTAAGATGCCAAAACGGCATGCTGTGAAATATCAGTTTCAGAAAACAAGAGCATATTGTTATCTCACCCTCAAAGCAAATTGTTTAAAGCGGTTGTACTTTACAAACTGCCTCATATTGTGGAGAACAGATATGTCTATCGGTATCTCCGATGCGTCTCCTCCTTCTCGGACCCAAGGATGAGCTGAGATAACAGAGATCGATCAGCAAACTGAAACCTAGGAGGTGTTTCTGTCTGGCTCGAGCAATCCACAGACAATTTTCCAGTTTCTATCTTCTATTTTCCTCATCTCAAAATGCCTCAAATTTCACTTATACAAGACCTCCGGGACATATTTCATCCAACCGTGACTCACAAGTTTCCTCCTACTTTTCAGTGCTAGAAAATGGGAAAGTAAAAAAACCTCCATGCGCAATAATATTCAACAGTTAGAAGAGAAGATACATACAGAGGGCCTGAGCAGCAGTCAGTCTTGCCCGGGGATCCTTGACCAGTAATTTCTTCACAAAATCTTTGGCACTTTCGCTTATGGTGGGCCATGGTTTGCGGCGGAAATCCGGTTTCTTTCTTAAGACCTGCAAGAATATATACTCTTCGAATAAGTTCTTCCACTGAAAGGAAATCACAATAGAAACATCAAAAGAGACTAATTTATAGGCAAGCACAATCAAGAAcgaggaaaaattaaaagagataCATAGAGAGTGAAACAAGATACTGCGCTTAATGAACCCTAGGACAAAAATAACGTTCAAATCTCATTAGTAGGTTAAGTTttagaaagaaggaaaaggaaagtcGTAACATAAGGATGTACCGACCTCCTTGAATATACCATCTTCGGTCTTATCCCAGAATGGACGTCGCCCGCAGAGTAAAATATAAGTTATCACACCAATACTCCACACATCCGATTCAGGTCCTGATTTGCGTTTCAACACTTCGGGAGCGACATAGTATGCGCTACCGACAATATCTTGGAACTTCCTCCCTGCAAATGAAGTCGAAGTCCAGATCAGCAGATGGACAAAGATGATcgggaaaataaaatacagTCAACAATCGCATGTTGCGCCAAGCAGCATCAGACATTGGATTCATGAGTGCGGGGCCTGTAAGCTTGTACGATCACGAAGTTGCATTTATTGAGAGCCTTAGGGACATTCCAATTAATATCTAGTGGGCACTGTGGAAGTTAGCATACATGGTAACAAAGCAGGTTAACTGGATTGGGTCTACAGTCTCTCATGTTTCATCCCATTTATTTGATGTCGACAATGTTTGCCTAATTAATCGTCTTAGGCGAAGTGGATATGAGTGGATTCTCATCTATTGAAATTTTAGACGGGCTGATAAAGGCTTACAGCACAAAATTACTCACCTGGCCTTATGAAGTCGGACAGACCAAAATCCGTGGCCTTGAGGGGCGAGTTCTCCTTCTTTGATTTAAAGAGAAAATTCTAGGAGCAAGCAAGAGAGTAATATTGATACGAGGATTTACTAAATGTCAGGCCACTTGTAATAACATATAAGCAGAGCATCGTTTGGAAAATACCTCAGGTTTCATGTCGCGGTGCACCAGACCATGCAAATGGCACTCAGCTGCAACTTTGAGCATCTGACGCACAACTACTGCTGCGTCTTTCTCAGTGTAACGACTGTCCTTTCTGCTTAGAAGAAAGCCAGAGTATGAATTCCTGTTGTCAGATGAAATTCATCAATGGAAAGAAATTAAAGGATTCTCTCTGATCCACATTTGCTGTTTTACAGAATTTCAGTCTTCCATTATTATTTCTACTGCTCCAGATCTAATCCGCTGCTGGAAATTAACTCTCAGATCTTTTTCTCGTCAATGTCATCGATTAATAGCGACAGTTGTACAATCCAATTCCTCTCTGATTTGCAAAACCAAATCAGTTatttactaatatatatgGACTCTAATAATAAGATTTCTTCAAGGAAATTGAAATGATGAAAAGCATTTCATTGGAGAACCCGAACATAagtattaatttaataatagaaATGAAGCCAAGTGAGAGGGGAAGCATACTTTGCCAATATTCGGTCAAGCAACTCACCACCCTCGCACAATCTGTAAAGAGAAAACCcaaacatataaattaattaatagcaGAACTGAAGCCAAGGCTGTGAAGAACTAGATATACACCAGACTTCGCGATTGGTATGAAGGAACGACATAATATCCAAAAACCAAAATCGTCCTATAAAATTGCATCATATACATTGTGACTGAATTCCCAAGAGATTCAGGGAATCGAAAGAAGAGGGCAGCACAACTTACTCCATAACAATGAACACATAAGATTCATCCTCGAATGCGTTGTGGAATTGGACAACATTCTCGTGGCCTGTTAAGGCTTGCAATATCTTAACCTCCCGCTTGACATCCTCGACAGCTACAGGAAGAACCATCTGCCACCaaagaaatcataaaatttaagTTGTCGCCCCGAAATGCACAGCTCTCAAGTGCGTCTTTCCATCAGATAGCATCTAAGGCATTTCTTTCTACATCTAAAGCAACCGGcttttcaatggaaaaatCGGGGACTCGAGATGGCTGCACTACAGGAAGTCCATTAAAGCAAGAAAAAAGGTACCTTAAAGCCTAAAATTCACAGATTAAAGTGTCATTAGCTGAAACAGAGACAGAGGACACGGTATATCCTCCACTCAATTAAAGCTCTTCTCCAATGCTAATCCAAAGAAAAATCCATTAAAGCCCATGAAACAGACGAACCCCACATATCACCAAGGCTCCAAATTGAGCACAGAACACTGTTACAAAGGAATCCACGACAAATCACTGGAAAATTTTGCAGCATTTGGGTGAGCTCAaaaacattgaagaagaagaagaagaagcagaagggTCACCTTGTTCTTCTCAATTCGCTTAACAGCGACCCGATCCCCGGTGGTCCTGTCGGTGGCAACGTAGGTGTACCCGAACTGGCCGTGCCCGAGGAGCTTCCCGATGGTGTAGCGCCGGTCAAAGTCCTTGGCGTAACCAAAGTCCGTCTTCTTGCCGCAGGGGATGACGCCCCCGCTGCTCTGCTTTTTCCTGCGGCCTCTGTCTTTCTTCCCATCCTGTGCCCCATTGGGCTTGTTGTTGTTGTGGTTCTGATCGGAGGCGCCCTGCCTCATGGctgcggcggcggcggcgttGCTGCTGGAGCCGCTGACCCTTGTGGTGGAGAGGCATAGCCCCATGATCCGGAATGAATTGACCGCTTACTCGGGGCAGACACTGGGATTCTTCGTCTTGGTCCTtctgcttctgcttcttcttcgtcGTCGTCTTCATTCAGTCATTCATTAAATTATATGATATAGGAAAGTATGAGGCAGGAGATgaggaagaagggaagaagGAGAAGTATAATGGTCAAAGGAAGACTCCCTTTTCAGTGTGAAATCTtcgaaagaagagaaaaaaaaaaccaaaaaccaaaaaaaaaaaaagacagatgagagagagagagagagagagagagagagagagcacaGTGATGGAATGGAGGAAGTAGAATGATCTCTGCCCGGCTTCCATTTCTCTTGGACGGATCAGATTGGgagggaaggaaggaaggaggagagggaaaaaaaaaaaactttttttttgttgcattattgtttctttgttttgtttaaTCAGAGGTTGCATTatgagttttatttatttattttaattccaAAGGTTTTGACTTGTGTTCTGCCCTTTTCTTTGGAAATTTCAGTTTTGATTTTTGGCCCAAAAATTACAGCCCATAGAGAGTTTTGGCCGACCAAGTTCGTGTAGATTAGGAAACTCCATTTCAATAACACGGTTTTctttctgttttgttcttTCCAAACAAGttttgcccttttctttttattgacATCTTCTTTTAACCGGAAATTATCAATCAATGATTCATGCCGCTTCGCATAATAGAGAGGAAGAGTTCGTGCATAGCTAGCCTAGATGACTCGTTGGATAGTGTACTCGACTCGTGTTGACCTCTAACGCCTTGGGAGAATGGCTCCCTACGAGGATAGCTAAGTCGGCCAAACGCGGTCGGATCCGTGGTGTAACCTCCCGCTAATTCTGACgtttaaaaaaaggaattaaTCCTGGGTATATTatcgagaaaaagaaagaaagaaagaaaggaaacaaaaaaaaagaatattcttATATATCATAAGAGATTATCGAGTGCTATAGGAGGCAAAAAGATAACGCTCCGCGGAATCGcggtttaaaattttaactttaactttaactcaatacactacacaacaaaacatacttttccaaaatcaaacTGGTgagccccatatattatttaatgtaCAATCTCATACACTACAATTAAACGCACTGTAAATGTTTTACTggttcttctttccttttttttctttttttccttttacagTAAGTTCGGGTTGCATGTCAAGCCGGTCACTACAACGCTACGTCTGCTCGTAGAAGTACGGTGGTGTTATTAGAAGAGAATGATGTTCTACAATCGTGtaataattttcattaaatacaacctacggaaaaaaaaactttaaataCAATGACCGCGACCTGGATTTTACTTCATAAATTGAGAAAGCTTAACATcaagaaaatagaaatcatGTATGCTGAATGTTTTATGAATTACTATAGGATGTATGTATATGTcgattacatatatatatatatatgtgtatactaattaataaatatatagtaGAAGTAGATAAACGGAAGATAAGGGGGCTGTATTTGCTCTAATCAAAACTTTTATGTGCCGGCATGCATGATTCCTAACATTTGTAAGATTGCCATTTAGATACTAACAGAGAAcaagaaatataaattatgtaATACATCatatacattaatatataaaatttgaaaaattaatgagaTTCGCAGAGAACTTAATTAAGAAAGTCTGAAACCTATCACCTACTCCCACGCATTATTGGGTGATTTGTACGCTCGAGGTTAGGAGTAAAGACACGCGGAGGGTTGAGGTGTCCTCGAACAACATTAAACTAGTCACccgaataatattattaagtgtcgaaaaataatatattttattatttaacatAATTGtatcttataaaaattatt from Punica granatum isolate Tunisia-2019 chromosome 3, ASM765513v2, whole genome shotgun sequence includes:
- the LOC116201038 gene encoding calcium-dependent protein kinase 28-like isoform X1 translates to MGLCLSTTRVSGSSSNAAAAAAMRQGASDQNHNNNKPNGAQDGKKDRGRRKKQSSGGVIPCGKKTDFGYAKDFDRRYTIGKLLGHGQFGYTYVATDRTTGDRVAVKRIEKNKMVLPVAVEDVKREVKILQALTGHENVVQFHNAFEDESYVFIVMELCEGGELLDRILAKNSYSGFLLSRKDSRYTEKDAAVVVRQMLKVAAECHLHGLVHRDMKPENFLFKSKKENSPLKATDFGLSDFIRPGRKFQDIVGSAYYVAPEVLKRKSGPESDVWSIGVITYILLCGRRPFWDKTEDGIFKEVLRKKPDFRRKPWPTISESAKDFVKKLLVKDPRARLTAAQALSHPWVREGGDASEIPIDISVLHNMRQFVKYNRFKQFALRALASTLDEDELADLKDQFDAIDVDKNGYISLEEMKQALAKDLPWKLKESRVLEILQAIDTNTDGSVDFHEFVAATLHVHQLEEHNSEKWFQRSQVAFEKFDIDKDGFITPEELRMHTGLRGSIDPLLEEADIDMDGRISLSEFRRLLRTASMSSKFMT
- the LOC116201038 gene encoding calcium-dependent protein kinase 28-like isoform X2 → MGLCLSTTRVSGSSSNAAAAAAMRQGASDQNHNNNKPNGAQDGKKDRGRRKKQSSGGVIPCGKKTDFGYAKDFDRRYTIGKLLGHGQFGYTYVATDRTTGDRVAVKRIEKNKMVLPVAVEDVKREVKILQALTGHENVVQFHNAFEDESYVFIVMELCEGGELLDRILAKKDSRYTEKDAAVVVRQMLKVAAECHLHGLVHRDMKPENFLFKSKKENSPLKATDFGLSDFIRPGRKFQDIVGSAYYVAPEVLKRKSGPESDVWSIGVITYILLCGRRPFWDKTEDGIFKEVLRKKPDFRRKPWPTISESAKDFVKKLLVKDPRARLTAAQALSHPWVREGGDASEIPIDISVLHNMRQFVKYNRFKQFALRALASTLDEDELADLKDQFDAIDVDKNGYISLEEMKQALAKDLPWKLKESRVLEILQAIDTNTDGSVDFHEFVAATLHVHQLEEHNSEKWFQRSQVAFEKFDIDKDGFITPEELRMHTGLRGSIDPLLEEADIDMDGRISLSEFRRLLRTASMSSKFMT
- the LOC116201038 gene encoding calcium-dependent protein kinase 16-like isoform X3, which produces MVLPVAVEDVKREVKILQALTGHENVVQFHNAFEDESYVFIVMELCEGGELLDRILAKNSYSGFLLSRKDSRYTEKDAAVVVRQMLKVAAECHLHGLVHRDMKPENFLFKSKKENSPLKATDFGLSDFIRPGRKFQDIVGSAYYVAPEVLKRKSGPESDVWSIGVITYILLCGRRPFWDKTEDGIFKEVLRKKPDFRRKPWPTISESAKDFVKKLLVKDPRARLTAAQALSHPWVREGGDASEIPIDISVLHNMRQFVKYNRFKQFALRALASTLDEDELADLKDQFDAIDVDKNGYISLEEMKQALAKDLPWKLKESRVLEILQAIDTNTDGSVDFHEFVAATLHVHQLEEHNSEKWFQRSQVAFEKFDIDKDGFITPEELRMHTGLRGSIDPLLEEADIDMDGRISLSEFRRLLRTASMSSKFMT